The DNA window CCTGGCGAGTGCCATGTTAGTGGACCCCGGGCTTCTTCAGGGCGTCGGCGATCTTTTCCAGCGTGTTGCGCATCGCCTTCTGCTCGTCGGACTGGGCCTCGACCCAGTCGCGCATGATCTGCTGCTCCGAGCGCATGTTCTTGACCAGGCCGGAAATGCCGTCGGCGAGATTGGCCATGGCAGTGGCGACGCGCGGATTGGAGCCGCCGCCATTCTCCTGCATGCTGCGCAGCCGTTCCGACAAAACCCGGATCTCGTCGGAGGATTCTGCCTTGGCCGGGTCGGAGACGACGATGTCGGACGACAGGTCGGTGACCGAGGACAGCCAGTTCTCAAGCTCGGTGTAGAAGCGCGTCTGCGCGCGGCCGGCCTGCAGGTCGAGGAAGCCGAGCACCAGCGAGCCGGACAGGCCGAACAGCGAGGACGAGAAGGCCGTGCCCATTCCGGCCAGCGGCGCCGAAAGCCCTTGCTTCAGCGAATCGAGCACCGCGGCGGCATCACCCGTGCCGGGATCGAGCGATTCGATGGTTTCGCGGATCGAGCCGATGGTGTTCAACAGGCCCCAGAAGGTGCCGAGCAGGCCGAGGAACACCAGCAGGCCTACGAGATAGCGCGAGGTGTCGCGGCTTTCGTCGAGGCGTGTAGCGATGGAATCGAGCATGGTGCGCATCGAGCTGGTCGAGAAGGCCGTCGCCGAGGAGCGGCCGATCATCGCCTTCATCGGTGCCAGCAGCACCGGTTCGGTGGTCTCCGAGCCGGCACGGAAGGAGTTGACCCAGCGCACTTCGCGAAACAGCCGTCCGACCTGGGCGAAGGCCAACAGGATGCCGACCACCAGCACGCCGACGATCAGGCCGTTGAGGCCGGGATTGCTGCCAAAGGCGGTGGAGATCTGTCGGGTCAGGATGGCGGCGATGAAGGCGACGATGACCAGGAAGATCACCATGGTCAGCAGAAAGACCTGCGGGCTCGACAGTTTGTGCGGATCGTAGATCAGGACATCAGAACGTCTGCCCATGCCGAAGGATTTGAGAAAAGCCATCCGTGCCCCGTTTCCGATGCCGCCGCCGATCACGTAGACCGCGACTCTAAACGGAATTGTGACCAAATTGAATGGCGCTTGGCAATATTGCCAGGGCAATCGGGTGAACCCGCTTGCCCTTTCCTTTTTCTCCCCTCAAGCGCCGGGCGGGCGCATCCGCGCCCTTGGCTTACGGCGCATAAGCGCCGACGGCCGTTCGGCCTTGCCATTTTCGCTGCGCAAAAATGGAAATCACCGCCTGTTCGGCTCGACCGAGGAATTTTTCATTCACCCGATTGTCCTGGCAATATTGCTGTACCGTGTCAGAGGCGATTGATGACCAGACAGTCGACCATGGCGGCCAGATGCAGGCCGGCGCCGGTGACGACGAAACCGTGCCACAGCGCATTGTGGAAGCGTAGCCCCTTCCAGGCGAAGAAGATGACGCCGCAGGAGTAGACGATGCCGCCGGCGACGATGAGGGCGATCGATGTCGTCGGCAGCGTCTGCACCAGCGGCTTGACCAGGACGATGCCGCTCCAGCCGATGGCGAGATAGAAGACGATGGCGAGCCGGTCGAAGCGGCCGGGAAAAAACACCTTGATGGCAATGCCAAGTGCTGCTGCGGTCCAGACCAGGACGATCATCCAGCGCGCCAGCGGCGAGCCTTCGAGCTGGGCCAGGAAAGGCGTATAGGTCGCGGCGATCAGCAGATAGATCGCGGCGTGGTCGAAGCGCCGCAACACCCACTTTGCAGGCGACGACACCGGCCACAAATTGTAGGTCATCGACACCGACAGCACGGTGAGCAGCGAAACCACGTAGAAGGCGGCGGCGATGTATTCGCCCGGTCCGACACGAAAGGCCGCCAGCGCCAGCAGTGCGGAACCGGCCGAGATCGCCAGCACGATGCCGACCGCGTGGACGATGCCGTCGGCGATCATCTCGGCGCGCGAATAGTGCCAGCGTCCGATGAACGGGATGTCGGGGGTGGGCTTGATGTCGTTCACTGCCGGATTTCCTGCGCCGCGCACTCCAAATCTGGGCGCTAGCCAAGCAGTATTTCAAGTCTTGTTTGCGGTTTTACGACTGCGGCGCTTCAGCGCGGCGTGCCGTCACCGTGCTTGCCTGTCAACGAGAGGGGAGCGGCTTCTTCACGGCCTTCAGCAGCGCGCGTTGAATGACCTCGTTGCCGGCGACAACCGAGCCGTTGTCGAGCATGTCCTGGCCGCCGTCCATGTCGGAGACGAAGCCGCCCGCTTCACGGATCAGCAGCAGCCCGGCGGCGATGTCCCAGGCGGACAGGCCGGTCTCCCAGAATCCATCCATGCGGCCGGCCGCGACATAGGCGAGATCGAGCGAGGCGGAGCCGAGACGGCGGACGCCGGAAACCTCGGCCATGACGTTGCGCAGCTCGACGAGGAAATTGCCGTGGTGGCCGCGGCCGAGATGCGGCATGCCGCAGCCGATCACCGTGTCGACCAGCTTGATGCGGCCGGCGACGCGCAAGCGGCGGTCGTTCATGAAGGCGCCGCCGCCGCGTTCGCAGGTGTAGAGCTCGTCCATCGCCGGATTGTAGATGACGCCGGCGACGATCTGCCCCTGGCGTTCCAGCGCGATCGAAACGGCAAAGAGCGGGATGCCGTGCAGGAAATTGGTGGTGCCGTCGAGCGGGTCGACGATCCAGCGATGCTGGCCGTCGTCGCCTTCGACCGCGCCGCGCTCTTCCATCAGGAAGGCATAGCCCGGCCGTGCCTTGGACAGCTCGGCAAAGACGATGTCCTCGGCCTTGCGGTCGGCCTGGCTGACATAGTCGCCGGGGCCTTTCATCGAGACCTGCAGGTTCTGCACCTCGCCGAAGTCGCGCGACAGCGAGCGGCCGGCCTTCATTGCGGCCTGGACCATGACGTTAAGGAGGGCTGAGCGTGCCATAGTGGTTCTTCCTGGTGCTGCACTTAAGCTCTGGCTTGATGCATGTCGGTGACCCAAAACCGGGGCCACTTTTGGGCGACATGCATCAGTCGGCGCGGCGCACGTAAGTGATTTCGTTGGTGTCGACGATGATGCGCTCGCCGGCGCCGATGAATGGCGGCACCAGCACACGAATGCCGTTCTCCAAGATCGCCGGCTTGTAGGACGAAGCCGCCGTCTGGCCCTTCACCACCGGGTCGGCCTCGGTGATGGTCAGGGTCACATAGTCGGGCAGCGAAATGCCGATCGGCCTCTCTTCGTAGAGCTGGACCGTCACCATCATGCCGTCCTGCAGGAACGCAGCGCGATCGCCGACGAAGTCCTTGTTCAATTCGAGCTGCTCGTAGCTCTGGGTGTCCATGAACACCAGTGCGTCTTCCTGCGCGTACAGGAAGGAAAAGTCCTTCAGATCGAGCCGGATCTGCTCGACCGTCTCGGCCGAGCGGAAGCGCTCGTTGAGCTTGGTGCCGTTGATGAGGTTCTTCAGTTCGACCTGATTGTAGGCGCCGCCCTTGCCGGGCTTGACGGTGTTGGTCCTGACCGCCACCCAAAGGCCGCCATCATGCTCGATGACATAGCCGGGACGGATTTCGTTGCCATTGATCTTGGCCATGATGAGATGATCCGGAATGGATACCAACGGCCTGGCCGTCGGTATGGGATGTTCGCTGGGAAAGCGATTTCGGGCTCCCAAGACCACAAATCGTCAGAAGAGGCAAGGGAGCGGGCAGGTTGGTGCCAAGCAATGGAGCCAAGGTCGGACGTGCAATGACTGGTTCGAGCCGCCGTCAGGGCAGGCGGTTCGCCTTCTGCAGGGCCTGCTTGGTCTCGTCGTCGCTCAGCCCCTGCAGGAAATCGTCCATCTGCGGATCGATGAGGCCGGCGCGGCGGGCAATGACATACCAGGCACCGGCGAGGACCAGGTCCGGATCGGTGCCGATGCCTTGCATATAGAGCTTGGCGAGGCGGTTCTGGGCGGCGACGTTGCCGCCCTCCGCCGCCTGCTTCATCCAGCCGAAGGCGGATTTCAGATCGCGCGCCCCGCCACGGCCTTCGATCATCCAGGCGGCGAGATCGATCTGCGCGGTGTCGTAATTCTGCCGTGCCGCCTGCGCCAGCAGCCGCCTTGCCTGCACATCGTCGCGCGGCTTGCCGCCGACGCCATTGGCGTAGATCTGCGACATCGCATATTGCGCGTCGGCAAGGCCCGTCGCGGCCGCGCGCTCATAGTAGGAGACCGCCTTGGCTATGCCGGCGTCACCGGGGTCCTGCTGGACCAGCATCTGCGCGAAATTGAACTGCGCCAGCCGGTTGCCGGCTTCGGCGGCGGCCTGCATCAACGCATAGGCCCCTTTTTCGTCCTTCTTGACGTAGCGGCCGTCGAGCAGCATCAGCGCATACTGGAACTGTGATTCCGGCACGCCCTGTTCGGCGGCCAGCGCATACCATTTCGCCGCTTCCGCAGAATTGAGCGGCACACCGAGCCCGCGCGACAGGATCTCGGCCACCAGCGTCTGCGCCGCCGGGTCGCCGTTTTGCGCCCGGACCAGCGCAAGATTGTAGGCCGTCTTGTAGAGACCGCGCTGGAAGGCGCCATAGGCGGCATCGGCAGGTTTTGCGCCGAAGCGGTCGGGGTTGATGGTGTCGGCCGACGGCAGCGGCGCCGGCTCGGCCGTGGTGGCGGGCTGCGGCAGCGGCTTGTCGATCGGCTTGTCGGTGTGCACGCCGATGTCCGGCTTGGGCTGCGGCAGCGGGATGGTCTCCGCGGCCGCCGCCTGGACCATCAGCACCGCAAGCAGAGCCTGGAAGGGAAGCCTCGCCGAGGGCACGTCAGTCCTCGAAGCGCGGCGCGGTCTCGTCGAGCAGCGCGTTGGCGGTGGCGACCGCTGTCTTGGGATCGGTGCCGTCGGCGAACACGGCGCTCGACAGCGCCACGAACTCGGCACCTGTGGCGCCCACGGCTTCCACCGAGGCGATGTCGGACCCGGCCATGACGATGCACGGGATCTGGATCATGTCGGCCCACCATGCGCCGAGCGACAGATTGCGCGGATGCGGTTCGGGCTTGTTGTCGTAGCCGAAGCGGCCAAAGAAGATGTAGTCGGGCCGTGTCTCGCCAAGCTCGAGCGCGTCGTCACGCGTCTTGGCGCCGCCGGTGCCGACCATCATCTTTGCCTGGAAATGTTCGATCGTCTCGCCGAGTTCGGCCTTGGAGACTTCGACATGGATGCCGTCGG is part of the Mesorhizobium loti genome and encodes:
- a CDS encoding flagellar motor protein MotA → MAFLKSFGMGRRSDVLIYDPHKLSSPQVFLLTMVIFLVIVAFIAAILTRQISTAFGSNPGLNGLIVGVLVVGILLAFAQVGRLFREVRWVNSFRAGSETTEPVLLAPMKAMIGRSSATAFSTSSMRTMLDSIATRLDESRDTSRYLVGLLVFLGLLGTFWGLLNTIGSIRETIESLDPGTGDAAAVLDSLKQGLSAPLAGMGTAFSSSLFGLSGSLVLGFLDLQAGRAQTRFYTELENWLSSVTDLSSDIVVSDPAKAESSDEIRVLSERLRSMQENGGGSNPRVATAMANLADGISGLVKNMRSEQQIMRDWVEAQSDEQKAMRNTLEKIADALKKPGVH
- a CDS encoding hemolysin III family protein translates to MNDIKPTPDIPFIGRWHYSRAEMIADGIVHAVGIVLAISAGSALLALAAFRVGPGEYIAAAFYVVSLLTVLSVSMTYNLWPVSSPAKWVLRRFDHAAIYLLIAATYTPFLAQLEGSPLARWMIVLVWTAAALGIAIKVFFPGRFDRLAIVFYLAIGWSGIVLVKPLVQTLPTTSIALIVAGGIVYSCGVIFFAWKGLRFHNALWHGFVVTGAGLHLAAMVDCLVINRL
- a CDS encoding inositol monophosphatase, which gives rise to MARSALLNVMVQAAMKAGRSLSRDFGEVQNLQVSMKGPGDYVSQADRKAEDIVFAELSKARPGYAFLMEERGAVEGDDGQHRWIVDPLDGTTNFLHGIPLFAVSIALERQGQIVAGVIYNPAMDELYTCERGGGAFMNDRRLRVAGRIKLVDTVIGCGMPHLGRGHHGNFLVELRNVMAEVSGVRRLGSASLDLAYVAAGRMDGFWETGLSAWDIAAGLLLIREAGGFVSDMDGGQDMLDNGSVVAGNEVIQRALLKAVKKPLPSR
- the efp gene encoding elongation factor P — encoded protein: MAKINGNEIRPGYVIEHDGGLWVAVRTNTVKPGKGGAYNQVELKNLINGTKLNERFRSAETVEQIRLDLKDFSFLYAQEDALVFMDTQSYEQLELNKDFVGDRAAFLQDGMMVTVQLYEERPIGISLPDYVTLTITEADPVVKGQTAASSYKPAILENGIRVLVPPFIGAGERIIVDTNEITYVRRAD
- a CDS encoding sel1 repeat family protein; amino-acid sequence: MPSARLPFQALLAVLMVQAAAAETIPLPQPKPDIGVHTDKPIDKPLPQPATTAEPAPLPSADTINPDRFGAKPADAAYGAFQRGLYKTAYNLALVRAQNGDPAAQTLVAEILSRGLGVPLNSAEAAKWYALAAEQGVPESQFQYALMLLDGRYVKKDEKGAYALMQAAAEAGNRLAQFNFAQMLVQQDPGDAGIAKAVSYYERAAATGLADAQYAMSQIYANGVGGKPRDDVQARRLLAQAARQNYDTAQIDLAAWMIEGRGGARDLKSAFGWMKQAAEGGNVAAQNRLAKLYMQGIGTDPDLVLAGAWYVIARRAGLIDPQMDDFLQGLSDDETKQALQKANRLP
- a CDS encoding thiamine phosphate synthase; the protein is MNDATPPNRCRIVLIAPPGVPAARIVAAFEGGDVASLILPENGMDEASFQAFAEQIVPAAQAAGVAVIIAGDTRIAGRVQADGIHVEVSKAELGETIEHFQAKMMVGTGGAKTRDDALELGETRPDYIFFGRFGYDNKPEPHPRNLSLGAWWADMIQIPCIVMAGSDIASVEAVGATGAEFVALSSAVFADGTDPKTAVATANALLDETAPRFED